The sequence below is a genomic window from Ostrinia nubilalis chromosome Z, ilOstNubi1.1, whole genome shotgun sequence.
ACCACGGTCACTCCTTGCGGGAAAACCTTCTTCACTTGGTCCTCGGGTAGCGTTGGCAGGACCATGCAGTCGTCACCCATCTGATGAAGAGAGTTAGATTAGTCTACTTTTGTATTGCAGTCGAACATTAATTAGTATAGGTCGCGCAACAACAGTTGAGGCGAACACAAACTCACAGATTTAGAGCTTTAATACTATGGGAATTACAGCTTTAAGATTACTATACGACTACAAGCTACAATAGACGTCAGCGCGACAAGTGTAATGCAGATAGAAATCTTTGCTAGTTTGATAGCCTCAACTCTTGCCACGCAACTTGATTCGGACTGGACTGACACTGAGTAAGGATATAGGAGCTTTCACCAGCTCGGCTCAACTAAGAAACAACCAAATTCTTACTACTAAGCTTCAATCGAAAGGAGGACGTTGCACTGGCCAGTTTTCAATAAAACCACATGGGTAAACGGACTAAAGTCGCTGagatagcccgacggattagcaagctgaaatggcaatgggcagggcacatagtacgcagaactgacggccgatggggcagcaaggttctggagtggagcccgcgtactggaaaacgcagcgtgtgacgtccaccaacaaggcggactgacgacatcataaaggtaacaggaaggcgctggacgcaagccgctaccaataaatcaacatggaaatcattgggggaggcctatgttcagcagtagacgtcctatggctgaaatgatgatgatgatgaaccacaTAGACCTCATGtccattataaataaaaatgttggaTTAAAAAGGTAGGTACAATTTATTAGTCTTTATTCACATTCGCTGTAAAAACTCATATCCGTACCGATGAAGAAAATCTTGTTATCGTTACCAACGGTAGGTACTGTATAGGCGGCTTCAACtataaacaaacatgttcaGTTGTTGATACATCACTACGTTTTTGGTCGAGATAAAGCTGTGCGCATACGCGTAATAAGAGGATTGACAAAACTATGGGGCAGTGGTTCCCAACATGAGGTCCACGCAAGTATCCCTGTCTTCTTAAGTGTGTTCGATAGACAACACTGTACAAAAAACAAagtacaattaattatttaatatcgTTATCCGAGGGTTATGGTAAAGTGGATCTATGCTCTATGGGTGCATTTTTATCAAAGGATGGGAGCCACTGATCTAACGTATATTGACATGGCATTTGTATGGCCACGCGACGGTATATACCTGAGTTTAAGCTTAGGCATATACCATAGGCATAGGCTCAAGCATTTATTTGACTAATTAATGCTAGTAACAGACGTTAATAATACCTTTCAACGTGATACTGATGCTAAGGATCACGAGAACAATCATGGAGAGTATAGGCTGACATGTCACAAGAACTATTAACTAATGAAATAGTCGACTTATTTGTAAGTTTAcacaatattatgtaaaatacaCAAGATATTCACCTTCCAATCGACAGGGGTCGCCACCTTAGCTCGGTCGGTTAGCTGCAATGAGTCCAGGATTCGCAGTATTTCACTGGAAAGAAAAGGTACTTGATTAATTACAGAAAGACTAGCGAGTTACGGTTTCTACCGCTGTATCAATGATACGGGGCCCCCGGGCTACAAGGGCCCCCAGAGCTAGATGAACCATTAGGCAAAGTAAGAAACTGTCTAGGGGTCCTAGGCTTCTTTTACAATCTTACCAGGGCCAATAGAGGGGGCCTCCGTCTGCTCAAAAATAGATTCGCGTTGTGACCGGCGCGTCTTTGTTTAGCGTCTTTGTCCACCATACCCAGCTGAATGGCGATTATGCATTGGGTAcaaatctgaaaatcattggggaaggcccgttttcagcagtgggcgtcttgTGATGATGACTTACTCAAAGTTCCGTCCCGTGGTGGCTGGATACAGCAGCGACAGCCTAAACTTCTTGTTGGGGTCCACCACGAACACAGCGCGCGCTGTGAGCGGCATCCCGGCGGTATCCAGCTCATCTTTGTCCACCATGCCCAGCTACATGGCTATCTTGCATTGTGTACGGGATCTTCCGCGTTTATAATATAAGTAGCACTCTTAATCAAATGACGGCCAATGGAAAACCAATGTTCTGGGGTGAAGGTCACGTACAGGCGACCGCAGCGTTGGGCGTCCACCCACTAGGAAGACAgacgacctaataaaggtaggaaggcgctggaagcaAGCTGCCACCtaaaccggccaatctggaaatcatctggctgaaatgatgatgacggtGATGACTTACTCAAAGTTCCGTCCCGTGGTGGCTGGATACAGCAGCGACAGCCTAAACTTCTTATTGGGGTCTACCACGAACACAGCGCGCGCTGTGAGCGGCATCCCGGCGGCATCCAGCTCATCTTTGTCCACCATGCCCAGCTGCATGGCTATCTTGCGGTCCTCATCTTCAATGATGGGGTACGGGAACTTCTCATCTTCATTGTAACCTTGAGacaatttcaaatattttaaaatgtgtcaTCGCCATGGCCTTGTTTGGGATAAGGTAATATCTTTATTCATTTATCGACAACAGACCGTAAGAGCGTTTGTTAATCTAGACACGAAAAATGAGGGTTTCCCTACGTCACTGGCGAGTAAGGTCCTATCACTTGCTTGTggctaagacagtggcgccaactggtgagcgcaatCAAGGAAAAGCTCATTTATCGTCTCAGGATTTGAACCTGACCTGCCAGTCTCAAATGGCAAATGCAAATGTATGGGGTTCTATCgtttaaaatcgataaaattccAATAAAAGAGAACTTACATGCAATTCACGCTTTTCTTAAAACTTTTGGCTATCTATGACATTGACATGGATAGAACCTAAGGATAGAACGTAAAACACGTGCCTTGATACTCTAATCATTTTCGCGATAAACTCTCGTGAAGATACAGTATCGTAAAGATAATATTGTTTTGCATGGAAACGCAATCTCCAATCTTACTTTTGAAAAAGTTGATCCAATTAACCCGTTTTCGTGGTTTATCATTATCTGTCGCCCATGATCAAACAGTATACAAATAAGCTACTTGATGAAGAGGAAACTGTAAATTAGCTCACAAACTCGTAATTTCGGCCCAATAGGCTCCAGAAGGCAACGCGCGAGGTATTAATGGgtaatccttttttttttcattatgttACCTAGAAGTAACGACCACAGAAGGGCGAGGTTTTTAATGGGTAATACTTTTTTGCCAGTGAGTATTTTACCTGGAAGTAACTACCACAGAAGGAAAAAGACAAATTAAaggtaaataatgaaataaataaaggcAATAATAGCCATAGCGTGGGgcgtgggcaggcttcccactaggtggaccgacgatctggtaaaggtcgcaggtggcgcctggatgcgagcggcgcaggaccggtctttgtggaaatccttgaaggCCTTCCAAAAAGGCCTTCcgcccttgtccagcagtggacgtcttttggctgaaacgaacgaacgaataataGCCAAACACTCTTTTGTTTCATACCTGCATAAGTCTTGATATCTTTGCACCATTCTACATGAGAAGCAACCGAATCACAGGATAATCCGATCACTTTCACATTGCGTTTGGCGAACTCCGGCAGCAGGTTGAGTACTCGTGCCAGTTCAGTCGTGCAGACAGGAGTAAAGTCAGATGGATGAGAAAATAAAATGCCCCATCTGGAAACAAAGTAAAACTTCAAATAAAATTTTTTGATGAGTTACATTTGTTGTGCATTTTGAAAACATTTATGTCCTTGTATGATTTTAAGCTCATTCTGTTCTCCAAACTGTGTGTAATGTGAAGAGTTGAAGAGTCCATGATAGATTCATTGTGCATTGCTTAATACATAAATTGCCTGCACTAGTGTGGCACTAGACAGAGCATGTTGCATTTTAATAAGCAAGCACTCAGTAAATAGCTATGAACAAGATATGAAAAGaaacaatacaataaaagtatagtcaaagtcaaaaattaAGATTGTATTCAGTacttatagtctttttcacgtaagatgatccgtatgacacttcaaggttatccatattacgcatactacatatgcagaatatttttgaaaaaatatttgtatttaattagcaatatttaataaaaaaaataactaccttgtcttgaaatatatagtaaaatctgagtctattgattatattttaattaaatacgatgtaaaaatatcatttatttcatgtacgcaatgtgtgaaacggaatagatttagtgctggggtatttcttgtataataaaatcgattatttccgcggttcattaatcgattgcagtgaatacttagttattaaaaacatcacaaaaatcaactatatttttcgattattgactttaataaacgcattaaaaataaattaatggtttttaatttaaagaaacagaaccagtactttttaggcgAGTGGATTGGGGTGATGAGTAAGACGTTCGATGTGCAGTTTCTTGTATCGCTCTATTTCTGCGGCCACGGTTTCAATGTTCAAGTACTCGTGTATTTCATCATTCCTCGTGAACCACGGGGCATTCGCAATATTCCTCAATATGTTGTTCTGCACCCTTTGCAGGCACGCGATATTACTCTTGCTGGCAACTCCCCACAACTGGATACCATATGTCCATATTGGCTTCAGGATGGAATTGTATATCAGAAGTTTATTGTCCAGGGAGAGAACCGAATTCCTGCCCATCATCCAATATAGATTCCTGAATTTGTGGTTAATTTGGTCTCTTTTCATTTTTATGTGGTCCTTCCAAGTCAGCCGTCTATCCAAATGAAAGCCGAGGTATTTTACACAGTTGGTCTGAGGCAGAACATTCCTTCCCAGGCAGACGGGGGGACAGTCTCCTCTCCTCAAAGTGAAAGTTATGTGGTTGGATTTCTGCGCACTGGCTTGTATACGCCATTTATGAAGCCAATCTGACGTAGCATTCAGCAGTCTCTGAAGCTTTTCACTTGCTGATATAGGGTCTTTGTCTGCAGCCAAGAAAGCAATATCGTCAGCATATGTAGCAACCGTGACATCATCTGAGGTCGGCAGGTCTgatgtataaatattatataaGACCGGTCCAAGCACCGACCCTTGGGGAACACCGGCGTTAATGGGATACAGGGAAGATCTGGCCTCTCCTAGCTTGACCTGGAATAGTCTGTCAGAGAGATAAGATTCCAGGATGTGAAACACTGAGTGTGGTAATCTTTCCTTGATCTTGCAAAGCAATCCCTTGTGCCAGACTCGATCAAAAGCCTGTTGTACATCTAGAAACGCAGCGGagcaatattttttactttcgaAGCTTTGCCTTGCAGAATTGTATACACGATGAACCTGTTCGATGGTCGAATGTGCCTTTCGGAAGCCAAACTGGTGCCCAGGGACAATATCAAACTCACTTAGAAAAATACTGAGTCTTTTCAGAAATATCCTCTCCCATAGCTTTGCTATGGATTACTGGAGAATGACAACGTGGTTAAAAGGCTAAAAAGAAACCACGTAATTTAAGAAGACAGCTTAGGCATAGGCCAGCTGCtctttaacaataaaatgaCACTCAACATATCTGATTATAGTCTGGCGACTGATTGCAGAAAtcattatcaaaaaaaaaaaaaaaaaaaaaaaaaaaaaaaaaaaaaaaaaaaaaaagtactttttaggaatcgtttttttgaacatgaaccatgaaatttgaatattatcaataaaaaattgttacaataatatttgtaattgtaaaaatatgttttttgttaaataacacccatacaaaatatttctctaaaagtaggttttactaactcttcgaaaaaaatcgatagataaatcgctatggtttagttatgtgacatctctaaatctttcaaactcgaaacgtcatacggatcatcttaggtgaaaaagactataggtcCTTTCATACATCTATTGACATTAGAGCCAACTTACTTGAGCGTGGACCATGTAGGtaatacaaattcaaattcaaattatttatttgcagaatgtgCAGAACAAATTCAAATGCTTACTTGAGCGTGGACCATGTaacacaaattcaaattcttaatTAGTATGTAGGCCATTTACAGCACACTTAACATGTCGCAATATAGttttgccctaccagcactTTGAAACGacaaaaagtatgtaaaagTTTGAAAGTATGTAAACAATATGAAAAATCCATTCATCCAGTCCACCACCCACCCAGACAATGTTTGTGGTGGCAGTGTGTACTTTGTAAAATAAATGGTAGGTAACTTCGGAGAAACTTATACAAAGTAGAATTTTGTAATGACACCTTaagggaaagtactcataatactggtagatagaaaattttactcaaaaaaaaacatttctttatttttgaaaagaaagagaactgaattcaaagatttctgaaaaggacaatgggcaaaatggtacccggctccaatagatatgagtctagtatcgtttgaaaggtcttaccaagatgaacaacttttactatgaccaccagcctcagatctggttgtgtacgaagatatacatacttttttgcagaatggtacccggctccaatagtaatgtttgtagtgtcatttgaaaggtcttaccaagacaaacaacatttactatggccaccagcctcagatctggttgcgttcgaagataaagatactttttgtgtaacctaagtatcatacagtatgaagggggacgcgctcggggcaggcagggcaccgacgagatggtcggacgcggtgaggaagacggtgggcgggaccgaggaagaaaaagaagaagtctcatacgtgtccatcgtatggtacttaggttaaaTGCGagtcaggaagggtttactgttccagcatccttccttaactctataattattgatggggatgattgtgaaataaatatttttatttaaagaagtactacccccccccccttattaataaaaagatacacataggaagaaccttggattaaaatgacatttccataccaaatgacaatttaagccagagttcaactagggtgtaacttttattaataaaggggttaaagttttattacttcctaggggttttattatgggttgctaaagcgaataaacccacaagacccaacaagtccacccacaagatggaccgacgacctcataaaggtagcgggaaggcgttggatgcaggccgccaccaaccggccattgtggaaatcattgggggaggcctatgttcaactggacgtcctatggctaaaatgatcacgatgatgatgatgaaagcgaataaagggctaatagcttgggtagttcatcgtaggtataatcctttccttttcaaggcttcttttagttatattaattgattgtagtcataatacatactcgtacacatggatgattgtgttatactttcattataatacttagtggaattattgctttcaaaacgtgaattagatctggccccatagcagacatttttctacatctaaaggccttttaaaatatatattggttatggctattggagcgggtaccactttccatacatttgtgcccatcatcctttgctTGCCACATCTGGGAATCGAAtgaaatgtattaaaaattacGCCCTATACTTTTATTGCTTCCATCATTAGGGTTAATTAAAGATTAAATCTCTTTCAAAAACTtgaaaatcaaatgaaaggaaaaccatgaaatcattattttaattatttacaaaaaatggtaTGGCATGGAGGTGAATGTTCAGAATATTTTGgatatctttgaatgcagttctctttcttttcaaaaaaatttgttttgtatgagtaaaattttctatgtaCAGTACCTACTAAGAAAAGAATACTTTTTATTCAGGTGGAATTACaaatttccaccctgtatactttcctaatttattgaaaataatttatattgcaaAAATACAATAGAGACTTACAGCTACCACAAATGTGGAAACATTATGAATGAGAGTAGGGTATCGTGTAGGGTAGGGTGTTGGTGATTTGTGATTGTCTTCGTCTAaagattaacaaaataaatttactttTACATGAAATTTTGTGGAGATGCAACAAGTAAATTGTATACAACAAATCCCTTGCAGTGCAGAAGGTGAAAACAATTTCAAAACTAAATACTCACGAGTCTCCAAGCCAGTTGTGGAAGTTTATCACTCCTTCTGTAGTATTTGCAGAGAAATTGGGGAAAACATCACCAAGTAAAAGCATTTTAGGTTAACTAACCACCACGAAAACTGTGGGTATTCAATGGATTAAACGTAATTCGTAGCTTTAAAACAGACTAAAGTTTGGAAGAGGAACTGAAAATCTGACCACTGAGTTGTCGGAAAGGAAACAATGAAAGACTCCTTCTTTTGTTTTGCTTTTCCACAAAGACGAAGCAGAAGTTTACATTGCAACGCCGGATACTAGTGATGTCTACTCCATagatatgaataaataaatgaagacACGAGAGTCACGATACTCACGATAGAATGCTTGTCAATCCTTTATCGAAATTCTTGTTtaataatgaatttataataataattcctTCCTATACCTATAAAATTAGCGCATTTCAATATCTTACtaataataaatgcgaaagtttgtatggatgtctggatgtcaacatgttacgcacaaactactgaacggattgtgatgaaactttacagtattatttttatagcccccccccccccccctccctattAAATATCATACAGACATCattcttttttatttgaaatttaatttcaagggcttacttttactttttgttcCAATATACCtaaacaaaaaatttaaatttcataaaattttaatttgtgtttGATTACAAAATCGCAAAAATGTTAACTTAGTATGGAGTATTTTTTTCTGTCAAATTCAATCAATTTGAGTCAATTAATATTACTGTACTACCACCGATTACCGAATAATTTATCTATTATAAGGTACCCCAATTTATTATGCAATTTTAAATgtgggaatattattttaaatttaaaattgaaataatttaaaattgaaataataaaacgtcaTCAAAATTGACGTGTACGGCGATGTGACATTGCAATTTCACCACTATTagggtatttcgccgaaacagtaaattttctgtgtccaggcaggcgaacacatgtttttaaactacaaataataccgcagaaaaacttaatcaaaagtcgtttttctaatttccttgttatgtccattactcttgtttgccaaaatgaaggcacattataacaaattgaagtGTAATTAATTCATTCTTGTAGCACTCTCTTTATATTTAagaaacgtttggctatcggaaaataaaaactttaaatgtcaaatacttaaaggaaggaaataaagtgaagttaagctcttgtccgagtcaaaagtataatttccctgggtcttcttttcgaccattgtagtaacgaaacgaaagaacttagaATGTAATGCACTGCACCGTTACACTCTGCTATTTCGTCCCAAGAAGCCATCGAGGCAGGACAGTACTTCGTTGAtcagtttcgcgacaaatcgcataagtaggtccctccttgggattttgtttactaaaaagtcaatttttttggacggttttttgcagctaaacaatggattaattttattgtttatttacacaaatgtagtgtctgtaggggtaaacccatgatttaaatagtaaatgcatagggtaaataggtttttgtctgtggtgtcttttaggcataaatctaatttctttggccctaatttccatgttttccgtggcataaaatgGCCTAGGAAGTTATaaaagaccatttttaattcggcgtaaagtcaaatttttagtatttctttattggaataagtttaaaatttacattttaagaaatgggtatcagaatagatagaacaacttgtttttaactcttaactcaatctactgaatttatcttccttagttgtgtaaaaaggtcgtaatgataCAATATTCATTGGTGTATATTTGCTTGCGAAGGTACACAAAAAtgggtcgaacaaaaaaaaagcaaaccacagaagaaaacttagaaaaaaaaatatttataataatttccttggctaccaaaaattcatgaccttataactttgtttataaaacgaattatgacaccccttttagataattatattagcttagtttttgcTACTTAATACAATGGggaactaaaaatagttaaaaacaaaaataattatatttcgtaccaaggaaattaggcaaaattgataataatagattaatacacaataaatcattacaaaacactttttgtttcaatttagaAGTTTTAGACTCACTGTAAAATAGCTaactatattatgtaattaattactacATTTACAAatcacttttttatttcaattaagatGTTGTAGACTTTTATCAATCACAAAATCTAAGAAATACGTCTTTAAAAAGTACTAATTTATTActgaaataaaatcatttttatcgATATATTAACGAGTTTTTGATCAACTCAAACATCCCTAAAATAATGACAACGCAAACgtcattattttacaataatgtTGCCAGATTATTCTTACTAGTGAtaggatttattatttatcataaataaattcaattgaTCTAAGATTAAATAATCGGTAAActagtataattaaaaatcgatAATCATTATTGCGTTAACTTAATACCGTTTGCAGTTTGCAGTCATCTATTTATAAAATAGCAGAGAGAGGCGTTGTTGACTTGATTCATAGTTTCTTTCAGACAATGGAGATAGCCGCATTACGATTTTTGTATAACATGTTTGTATATTTTTCTAGATAATGTACTGAAAAAATGCAAGAATAATGTTCCGATTGACTACTTATGAtgacgatttttttttattagaataagttgtcttgtttgcaaaaaaataaaacagctaATATTCAATTGAAATAATAGCGATTGATAGTCAATCAATTTTATCGTGGGTTGACAATTTGTGAAATGTGCCCCACATCACTATTTAATCAATGGCGTCACCGTCAATGACCCAGCCCGCTACGTGATTATTGTAATTTCCAACTGTATTTACAACGTGTTGAAGTTAATTTTATAGTTTGATATTGTTATAACTTCGCAAGGTAAGTGTTATTCTAATTCTATAATGCTTTTGTTTTGATAAACCGGATATCTAACTAAAGTTGTGTTCCGACTCAACACAAAATGGACGTCAAATTGTATTGTGACGTGATTATGTAAAAAATAGTTATCAATATTTATTCAGACTCGAAAAATCTAAGAAATTAACCATCTATGTGCTT
It includes:
- the LOC135087161 gene encoding peroxiredoxin-6, translated to MLLLGDVFPNFSANTTEGVINFHNWLGDSWGILFSHPSDFTPVCTTELARVLNLLPEFAKRNVKVIGLSCDSVASHVEWCKDIKTYAGYNEDEKFPYPIIEDEDRKIAMQLGMVDKDELDAAGMPLTARAVFVVDPNKKFRLSLLYPATTGRNFDEILRILDSLQLTDRAKVATPVDWKMGDDCMVLPTLPEDQVKKVFPQGVTVVPLPSGKNYLRKTSCPKL